A window of the Dermatophagoides farinae isolate YC_2012a chromosome 2, ASM2471394v1, whole genome shotgun sequence genome harbors these coding sequences:
- the LOC124493365 gene encoding monocarboxylate transporter 9: MKRKQQHTKEMEPLFPMNLATKPIIVTNGDNIVMNKNNNKIKHNNDNPSENETKLSEQNGIFDGHKNDKSINNSMAEKLSTNPQLQYQNHSTDDEKMIQSLSSAEAAVINDKLDSISSANSSNNDSSPHHQNRLQTSSAATNSTTTHTHQSKKSPKKNKRQLNYSRPPDGGWGWMVVFASFIINLIADGVSLSFGVIFVELVNYFNESKSKTAWIGSLFLSIPLLTGPIGSSLVDQFGCRKVTIAGALLASAGFFIGQYSTCVEHLFFAFSLAGFGLALCYVTSIVSVAYWFDRRRSLATGLAVCGSGFGTFLFAPLIILLLKEYGWRGTLLILSGVFLNMVCCGFLIPDVNIDTSGDVSSSSSSNSGDTSDLDSNLSDSDDNFDIDNQNDRLTSITGNLSQEQHRLLLKQHSVMARPLSESHSNDDSFPRHTSSLINIPTFIKNNDSQDSSNNNKNEMQSNNIYGELTFRRGGYLHNLICHYPHLLSMFLPWDMQCDDLTVKTKVKLQSNTTPVPLISSSPVPPKATQKVVEFGSTHHMDSHSKLNGIINSNDDVMDSNKATDNGGILKSSTNSRQNSTSRFGQLLNFARQSQHFNNNNNNNNDVLFNQHQQQTPRINRLRHLRLPRGSLTYRNAMLVINKYRLKASSAPDIYRTSMATINEEKSLNLYENLKEILINMIDMSIFKSFRYSIFCLSNFLLYVCIDVPYVYIPDQVITSGASDKDGASQYISIIGVFNTFGVVFVGYIGDKPWLDASFIYSILVSISGLVMAAIPLTTDSYLISIQSAIYGFCISANYSLVSVILVELISLDSFTTAYGMLLLVQGFGSLIGPPLAGWIFDISGNYDNAFYITGITIMLSGILVLPVGRKKNCFLWRNQSDDEIESVLKDRNGCPLSNGASSPSCKMTNDNKHSKPRADTTIEEDSEI, translated from the exons AACGATAAATCTATTAACAATTCAATGGCAGAAAAATTATCGACTAATCCACAACTACAgtatcaaaatcattcaacagacgatgaaaaaatgatacaaTCATTGTCTTCTGCCGAAGCTGCTGtgattaatgataaattggattcaatttcaagTGCCAATAGTAGTAACAATGATTCTTCACcccatcatcaaaatcgcCTGCAAACATCATCAGCGGCAACGAATAGTACGACAACGCACACACATCAGAGTAAGAAAAgtccaaagaaaaataaacgtCAACTGAACTATTCACGACCACCGGATGGCGGTTGGGGATGGATGGTTGTTTTTGCTAGctttatcatcaatctaATCGCTGATGGTGTATCTCTATCATTCGGTGTCATCTTTGTCGAATTGGTAAATTattttaatgaatcaaaaagcAAGACCGCATGGATCGGTTCTCTTTTCTTATCGATACCGTTATTAACTGGTCCTATCGGATCATCTTTGGTCGATCAATTCGGTTGTCGCAAAGTTACGATTGCCGGTGCTCTATTAGCTTCGGCTGGATTTTTTATTGGCCAATATTCCACCTGCGTagaacatttattttttgcattcaGTTTAGCTGGATTTGGTCTGGCACTTTGCTATGTAACATCAATAGTAAGCGTAGCATATTGGTTCGATCGTCGACGATCACTTGCTACTGGATTGGCTGTTTGTGGATCTGGATTCGGAACGTTCCTGTTTGCTCCactcatcattttattgctGAAAGAATATGGCTGGCGTGGTACATTGCTCATACTTTCCGGAGTCTTCCTCAACATGGTTTGCTGTGGATTCTTGATTCCTGATGTTAACATTGATACTTCAGGCGATGTCTCCTCTTCTTCCTCATCAAACAGTGGAGATACATCGGACTTGGATTCAAATCTTTCAGATTCTGACGATAATTTTGACAttgacaatcaaaatgatcgtCTCACATCAATAACGGGTAATTTGTCACAAGAGCAACATCGTTTGTTGCTGAAACAGCATTCAGTTATGGCAAGACCCTTATCGGAATCTCATTCAAACGATGATTCATTTCCACGACATACCAGTTCATTGATAAATATACCAAcatttatcaaaaataacGATAGCCAAGATTCTTCgaataataacaagaatGAAATGCAATCCAATAATATTTATGGTGAACTAACATTTCGTCGTGGTGGTTATCTacataatttgatttgcCACTATCCTCATTTATTAAGCATGTTTCTTCCATGGGATATGCAATGTGATGATCTGACCGTCAAAACCAAAGTTaaattacaatcaaataCGACACCAGTTcctttgatttcatcatcccCAGTTCCACCGAAAGCCACACAGAAAgttgttgaatttggttCTACTCATCACATGGATTCTCATTCCAAATTGAATGGTATTATAAATAGTAATGACGATGTTATGGATTCGAATAAAGCGACAGATAATGGAGGaatattgaaatcatcaactAATTCTAGACAAAACAGTACAAGTCGTTTTGGACAGCTATTGAATTTTGCTCGTCAATCACAgcattttaataataataataataataataatgatgtcttattcaatcaacatcAGCAGCAAACACCACGTATAAATCGTTTGCGTCATTTACGATTGCCTCGCGGAAGTTTGACATATAGAAACGCAATGTTGGTCATCAATAAATACCGATTAAAAGCATCTTCAGCGCCTGACATCTATCGAACTAGTATGGCTACTATTAATGAAGAAAAG agTTTAAATCTctatgaaaatttaaaagaaaTTCTCATCAATATGATCGATATGTCCATTTTCAAATCTTTTCgttattcaatattttgtttgtcaaattTTCTGCTCTATGTTTGTATTGATGTGCCCTACGTTTATATACCGGATCAAGTAATTACCAGTGGAGCATCAGATAAAGATGGCGCATCACAATATATTTCGATTATCGGTGTTTTCAATACATTTGGAGTG GTTTTTGTCGGATATATAGGAGATAAACCATGGCTAGATGCAAGTTTCATTTATTCCATTCTTGTATCAATAAGCGGATTAGTCATGGCTGCCATACCGTTGACAACTGATAGCTATCTCATAAGCATTCAATCGGCCATCTATGGATTTTGTATCTCGGCCAATTACTCATTAGTTTCAGTTATTCTTGTTGAATTGATCTCGCTGGATTCATTCACAACGGCCTATGGAATGTTATTATTGGTACAGGGATTTGGTTCATTGATTGGTCCACCACTTGCTG GCTGGATATTTGACATATCTGGAAACTATGATAACGCGTTTTACATAACCGGAATTACAATTATGCTATCTGGTATATTAGTATTACCAGTGggtagaaagaaaaactgTTTCCTTTGGAGAAACCAATCCGACGATGAAATCGAATCAGTACTGAAAGATAGAAATGGATGTCCCTTATCAAATGGTgcttcatcaccatcatgtaaaatgacaaatgataACAAACATTCGAAACCAAGAGCTGATACGACTATTGAAGAAGATTccgaaatttga